One stretch of Streptomyces sp. NBC_01142 DNA includes these proteins:
- a CDS encoding glucosyl-3-phosphoglycerate synthase, with product MLEEVERWLTRRSWSAADRPLDRLMAAKRGTTVSVVLPALDEEATVGDIVTAIRRELMEAVPLVDELVVVDSGSSDRTAEVAAAAGARVVHRDVILPRIPAVPGKGEVLWRSLMVTTGDIVCFIDADLREFSANFVSGIVGPLLTDPEVQFVKAMYDRPLGDVAGQGGRVTELVARPLLNLHWPQLAGFVQPLGGEYAARRSLLERLPFPVGYGVELGLLVDALHTVGLDALAQVDVGSRKHRHQDGQALGRMAAAIYRTAQLRLSRGHLVRPSLIQFERGEDGFVPRTHPVDTEERPPMREIGEYAARRAA from the coding sequence GTGCTGGAAGAGGTGGAGCGTTGGCTGACCAGGCGTTCCTGGTCGGCGGCCGACCGCCCGCTCGACCGGCTGATGGCCGCCAAACGCGGCACGACCGTCAGCGTCGTCCTGCCTGCGCTCGACGAGGAAGCGACCGTCGGCGACATCGTCACCGCGATCCGCCGCGAGCTGATGGAGGCGGTCCCGCTCGTCGACGAGCTGGTCGTCGTCGACTCGGGCTCGAGCGACCGTACGGCCGAGGTGGCCGCTGCCGCGGGCGCGCGCGTGGTGCACCGGGACGTGATCCTGCCCCGGATACCGGCCGTCCCCGGCAAGGGCGAGGTGCTGTGGCGGTCACTGATGGTGACCACCGGCGACATCGTCTGTTTCATCGACGCGGATCTGCGGGAGTTCTCGGCCAACTTCGTCTCCGGGATCGTGGGGCCGCTGCTGACCGACCCCGAGGTGCAGTTCGTCAAGGCGATGTACGACCGGCCGCTGGGGGACGTGGCCGGTCAGGGCGGCCGGGTGACCGAGCTGGTGGCCCGCCCGCTGCTCAATCTGCACTGGCCGCAGCTGGCCGGGTTCGTCCAGCCGCTGGGCGGTGAGTACGCGGCGCGGCGCTCGCTGCTGGAGCGGCTGCCCTTCCCGGTCGGTTACGGCGTGGAGCTGGGCCTGCTCGTCGACGCGCTGCACACGGTGGGCCTGGACGCGCTGGCCCAGGTGGACGTCGGCTCGCGCAAGCACCGCCACCAGGACGGGCAGGCGCTGGGCAGGATGGCCGCCGCGATCTACCGTACGGCCCAACTGCGGCTCTCCCGGGGCCACTTGGTGCGGCCTTCGCTCATCCAGTTCGAGCGGGGCGAGGACGGCTTCGTACCGCGGACGCACCCGGTGGACACGGAGGAGCGGCCGCCGATGCGCGAGATCGGTGAGTACGCGGCGCGTCGCGCGGCCTAA
- the groL gene encoding chaperonin GroEL (60 kDa chaperone family; promotes refolding of misfolded polypeptides especially under stressful conditions; forms two stacked rings of heptamers to form a barrel-shaped 14mer; ends can be capped by GroES; misfolded proteins enter the barrel where they are refolded when GroES binds) — MAKIIAFDEEARRGLERGMNQLADAVKVTLGPKGRNVVLEKKWGAPTITNDGVSIAKEIELEDPYEKIGAELVKEVAKKTDDVAGDGTTTATVLAQALVREGLRNVAAGANPMALKRGIEKAVEAVSGALLEQAKDVETKEQIASTASISAADTQIGELIAEAMDKVGKEGVITVEESQTFGLELELTEGMRFDKGYISAYFATDMERMEASLDDPYVLIVNSKIGNVKDLLPLLEKVMQSGKPLLIIAEDVEGEALSTLVVNKIRGTFKSVAVKAPGFGDRRKAMLNDIAILTGGTVISEEVGLKLENAGLDLLGRARKVVITKDETTIVDGAGESDQVQGRVNQIRAEIENSDSDYDREKLQERLAKLAGGVAVIKAGAATEVELKERKHRIEDAVRNAKAAVEEGIVAGGGVALLQASSVFEKLELTGDEATGANAVKLALEAPLKQIAVNGGLEGGVIVEKVRNLPVGHGLNAATGEYVDMIAEGIIDPAKVTRSALQNAASIAALFLTTEAVIADKPEKAGAPAGGGMPGGDMDF; from the coding sequence ATGGCCAAGATCATCGCGTTCGACGAGGAGGCACGGCGCGGTCTCGAGCGCGGGATGAACCAGCTCGCCGACGCCGTCAAGGTCACCCTTGGCCCCAAGGGCCGCAACGTCGTCCTCGAGAAGAAGTGGGGCGCCCCCACGATCACCAACGATGGTGTTTCCATCGCCAAGGAGATCGAGCTCGAGGACCCGTACGAGAAGATCGGCGCCGAGCTGGTCAAGGAAGTCGCCAAGAAGACGGACGACGTCGCCGGTGACGGTACGACCACCGCGACCGTCCTGGCCCAGGCGCTCGTCCGCGAGGGCCTGCGCAACGTGGCCGCCGGCGCCAACCCGATGGCCCTCAAGCGCGGTATCGAGAAGGCCGTCGAGGCCGTCTCCGGTGCCCTGCTCGAGCAGGCCAAGGACGTGGAGACCAAGGAGCAGATCGCTTCGACCGCCTCCATCTCCGCCGCCGACACCCAGATCGGCGAGCTCATCGCCGAGGCCATGGACAAGGTCGGCAAGGAAGGCGTCATCACCGTCGAGGAGTCCCAGACCTTCGGTCTGGAGCTCGAGCTCACCGAGGGTATGCGCTTTGACAAGGGCTACATCTCGGCGTACTTCGCCACCGACATGGAGCGTATGGAGGCGTCGCTCGACGACCCGTACGTCCTGATCGTCAACTCCAAGATCGGCAACGTGAAGGACCTCCTTCCGCTGCTCGAGAAGGTCATGCAGTCCGGCAAGCCGCTGCTGATCATCGCGGAGGACGTCGAGGGCGAGGCCCTGTCGACCCTGGTCGTCAACAAGATCCGTGGCACCTTCAAGTCCGTCGCCGTCAAGGCCCCGGGCTTCGGTGACCGCCGCAAGGCCATGCTCAACGACATCGCCATCCTCACGGGCGGCACGGTCATCTCCGAGGAGGTCGGTCTCAAGCTCGAGAACGCCGGCCTGGACCTGCTGGGCCGCGCCCGCAAGGTCGTCATCACCAAGGACGAGACCACGATCGTCGACGGTGCCGGTGAGAGCGACCAGGTTCAGGGTCGCGTCAACCAGATCCGTGCCGAGATCGAGAACTCCGACTCGGACTACGACCGCGAGAAGCTCCAGGAGCGCCTCGCGAAGCTGGCCGGCGGCGTGGCCGTCATCAAGGCCGGCGCGGCGACCGAGGTGGAGCTCAAGGAGCGCAAGCACCGCATCGAGGACGCGGTGCGCAACGCCAAGGCCGCCGTCGAGGAGGGCATCGTCGCCGGTGGTGGCGTGGCTCTGCTCCAGGCTTCCTCGGTCTTCGAGAAGCTCGAGCTCACGGGCGACGAGGCGACCGGCGCGAACGCCGTGAAGCTCGCGCTGGAGGCCCCGCTCAAGCAGATCGCCGTCAACGGTGGTCTCGAGGGTGGCGTCATCGTCGAGAAGGTGCGCAACCTGCCTGTCGGCCACGGCCTGAACGCCGCGACCGGCGAGTACGTCGACATGATCGCCGAGGGCATCATCGACCCCGCGAAGGTGACCCGCTCTGCTCTGCAGAACGCGGCCTCCATCGCGGCGCTGTTCCTCACCACCGAGGCTGTTATCGCCGACAAGCCCGAGAAGGCCGGTGCCCCCGCGGGCGGCGGCATGCCGGGCGGTGACATGGACTTCTGA
- a CDS encoding cold-shock protein — MAQGTVKWFNAEKGYGFIAVDGGADVFVHYSAIQMDGYRTLEEGQRVEFEISQGQKGPQADMVKLAV; from the coding sequence ATGGCTCAGGGCACCGTCAAGTGGTTCAACGCGGAGAAGGGGTACGGCTTCATCGCGGTCGACGGTGGTGCGGATGTTTTCGTCCACTACAGCGCGATCCAGATGGATGGGTACCGCACCCTTGAAGAGGGTCAGCGAGTCGAATTCGAGATCTCGCAGGGCCAGAAGGGTCCGCAGGCGGACATGGTCAAGCTCGCCGTCTGA
- a CDS encoding DUF3263 domain-containing protein: protein MTDEPADEQRADNEVLSERDRAVLAMERHSWPGPGAKERAIREQLGISPVRYYQLLNALIDDERALVHDPVTVNRLRRVRDARRSRR from the coding sequence ATGACCGATGAGCCGGCCGACGAGCAGCGGGCCGACAACGAGGTGCTCTCCGAGCGCGACCGTGCCGTACTGGCCATGGAGCGTCACTCCTGGCCGGGGCCCGGCGCGAAGGAGCGGGCCATCAGGGAGCAGCTCGGCATCTCCCCGGTCCGCTACTACCAGCTCCTGAACGCCCTCATCGACGACGAGCGCGCCCTGGTCCACGATCCGGTCACGGTCAACCGGCTCCGCCGTGTGAGAGACGCGCGCCGAAGTCGCCGATAG
- a CDS encoding trehalose-6-phosphate synthase has product MVSEHTAAQVLVASNRGPVSYTLSEDGSLGARRGGGGLVSGLSAIGSEAEALWVCAALSDGDREAVRSGVGEPGVRMLDIDASVHSDAYNGIANSVLWFVHHMLYQTPLEPVFDAEFRRQWGAYETYNRAFAEALAESAAEGAAVLVQDYHLALVPGMLRELRPDLRIGHFSHTPWAPIEYFRMLPDDIGEQLLLGMLGADRVGFLTWRWAQAFQGCCGAALTAHDVTTYWPKDEPPSVEFRPHGQQRKRTVIGVHGLGADADFLRERSRRADVEERLAALREQVGPGRKTIVRVDRTELSKNIVRGMLAYRALLDDHPEWRGRVVHVAFAYPSRQDLAVYREYTAEVSRVAEEINSLYGTGDWTPVVLHVKDDFARSLAAYRLADVALVNPIRDGMNLVAKEIPIVSDHGVALVLSREAGAHEELREDAITVNPYDVTGTAAALHKALTMPEAERAEHTKRLAAAATALPPQRWFLEQLEALRA; this is encoded by the coding sequence ATGGTCTCCGAGCACACTGCTGCCCAGGTCCTCGTCGCGTCCAACCGCGGCCCGGTCTCGTACACACTGAGCGAGGACGGCTCGCTGGGTGCCCGCCGCGGCGGGGGCGGGCTGGTTTCCGGACTCTCCGCCATCGGCTCCGAAGCAGAGGCGCTGTGGGTGTGCGCCGCGCTGAGCGACGGAGACCGCGAGGCGGTCCGGAGCGGGGTCGGCGAGCCCGGCGTGCGGATGCTCGACATCGACGCGTCCGTCCACTCCGACGCGTACAACGGCATCGCGAACTCCGTGCTCTGGTTCGTCCACCACATGCTGTACCAGACCCCGCTGGAACCGGTCTTCGACGCCGAGTTCCGGCGGCAGTGGGGTGCGTACGAGACGTACAACCGGGCCTTCGCCGAGGCGCTGGCCGAGAGCGCGGCCGAGGGCGCGGCGGTCCTGGTGCAGGACTACCACCTGGCGCTGGTCCCGGGGATGCTCCGGGAGCTGCGGCCCGACCTGCGGATCGGGCACTTCTCGCACACGCCGTGGGCGCCCATCGAGTACTTCAGGATGCTGCCGGACGACATCGGCGAGCAGTTGCTGCTCGGAATGCTCGGCGCCGACCGGGTGGGATTCCTGACCTGGCGGTGGGCGCAGGCGTTCCAGGGCTGCTGCGGGGCGGCGCTGACGGCGCACGACGTGACGACGTACTGGCCGAAGGACGAGCCGCCCAGCGTCGAGTTCCGGCCGCACGGGCAGCAGCGCAAGCGGACGGTGATCGGCGTGCACGGGCTCGGCGCGGACGCGGACTTCCTGCGGGAGCGGTCGCGGCGGGCCGATGTGGAGGAGCGGCTGGCCGCGCTGCGCGAGCAGGTGGGCCCGGGACGGAAGACGATCGTCCGGGTGGACCGTACGGAGCTGTCGAAGAACATCGTGCGGGGCATGCTGGCCTACCGGGCCCTGCTCGACGACCACCCCGAGTGGCGGGGCCGGGTCGTCCATGTCGCCTTCGCGTACCCGTCGCGGCAGGACCTGGCCGTCTACCGGGAGTACACGGCCGAGGTGTCCCGGGTCGCGGAGGAGATCAACTCCCTTTACGGAACGGGCGACTGGACCCCGGTCGTCCTCCATGTGAAGGACGACTTCGCCCGCTCGCTGGCCGCATACCGGCTGGCGGACGTGGCCCTGGTCAACCCGATCCGCGACGGCATGAATCTGGTCGCCAAGGAGATCCCGATCGTCTCGGACCACGGCGTCGCCCTGGTCCTCTCGCGCGAGGCGGGCGCCCACGAGGAGCTGCGCGAGGACGCGATCACGGTGAACCCGTACGACGTGACGGGCACGGCGGCGGCGCTCCACAAGGCCCTGACCATGCCGGAGGCCGAGCGGGCGGAACACACCAAGCGGCTGGCCGCGGCGGCGACCGCGCTGCCACCGCAGCGGTGGTTCCTGGAGCAGCTGGAGGCGCTGCGCGCGTAG
- a CDS encoding extracellular solute-binding protein — MGLTAVFAALGTTVALSGCGSSSGSGEVTLKLVAADYDVAGGESSKKYWADLAGAFESENPGIKIDVQIESWNDVDRKVAEMVKAGDAPDIAQIGAYADYAAADKLYTADQMLSIPVQSNFLGPLVDAGEQRRVQYGLPFVASTRLLFYNKKLFTEAGITEDPETWDDLRADAEKLKLNTDVKFPFALPLGPEEAQAETMMWLLSGGDGYTDAVDKYSIDSPQNIETFDWLKDNLVDQKLTGPVAPSKLNRKDAFAAFTRGEVGMLNGHPSLMQAAKKAGVEVGKVPLPGKEGEAKAAMGVADWIMGFKQNDHRAEIGKFLDFVFSDKNVLEFAGQNDLLPVTISASEAMEKNPEHKDLKKFLEELPTSVLPPVGKTSWAAVSENIKKNIGTAVEKDGSPAATLGRIARDATAAENAE; from the coding sequence TTGGGTTTGACCGCGGTATTCGCCGCACTGGGTACGACGGTGGCGCTCTCGGGCTGTGGCAGCTCGAGCGGCTCCGGCGAGGTCACTCTCAAGTTGGTGGCGGCCGACTACGACGTGGCCGGTGGCGAGAGCAGCAAGAAGTACTGGGCCGATCTGGCCGGCGCCTTCGAGTCCGAGAACCCCGGCATCAAGATCGACGTTCAGATCGAGTCCTGGAACGACGTCGACCGCAAGGTCGCCGAGATGGTCAAGGCCGGCGACGCCCCGGACATCGCTCAGATCGGCGCGTATGCCGACTACGCCGCTGCGGACAAGCTCTACACCGCCGACCAGATGCTCTCCATCCCGGTGCAGTCCAACTTCCTCGGCCCGCTCGTCGACGCCGGCGAGCAGCGGCGCGTGCAGTACGGACTGCCGTTCGTCGCCTCCACCCGGCTGCTCTTCTACAACAAGAAGCTCTTCACCGAGGCCGGTATCACCGAGGACCCCGAGACCTGGGACGACCTGCGGGCCGACGCCGAGAAGCTGAAGCTGAACACGGACGTGAAGTTCCCCTTCGCGCTGCCGCTGGGGCCGGAAGAGGCCCAGGCCGAGACCATGATGTGGCTGCTCAGCGGCGGTGACGGGTACACCGACGCGGTCGACAAGTACTCCATCGACTCGCCGCAGAACATAGAGACCTTCGACTGGCTGAAGGACAACCTGGTCGACCAGAAGCTCACCGGCCCGGTCGCTCCCTCCAAGCTGAACCGCAAGGATGCCTTCGCCGCCTTCACCCGCGGCGAGGTCGGCATGCTCAACGGCCACCCCTCGCTGATGCAGGCCGCCAAGAAGGCGGGCGTGGAGGTCGGCAAGGTGCCGCTGCCCGGCAAGGAGGGCGAGGCCAAGGCGGCGATGGGCGTCGCCGACTGGATCATGGGCTTCAAGCAGAACGACCACCGGGCCGAGATCGGCAAGTTCCTGGACTTCGTCTTCAGTGACAAGAACGTCCTGGAGTTTGCGGGCCAGAACGACCTGCTGCCGGTGACGATCTCCGCGTCCGAGGCGATGGAGAAGAACCCGGAGCACAAGGACCTGAAGAAGTTCCTCGAGGAGCTCCCGACCTCGGTGCTTCCGCCGGTCGGCAAGACGTCGTGGGCCGCGGTCAGCGAGAACATCAAGAAGAACATCGGCACTGCGGTGGAGAAGGACGGCAGCCCGGCGGCCACCCTGGGCCGGATAGCCCGTGACGCCACCGCCGCGGAGAACGCCGAGTAG
- a CDS encoding RNA polymerase sigma factor, with product MSAFVYRRVGDRSAAEEVTAEVFRIAWEHALGGGDSSAGRLFVTARNLLSNHYRAMARLRELHGRIGEELDRMPAAVQDSTVLDTLDRLPAPHRDVLLLSYWDGLSAAEAGEVLQCSAPAVWVRLHRARKAFREIYTSPEESA from the coding sequence GTGTCCGCCTTCGTCTACCGAAGAGTGGGCGACCGAAGTGCGGCGGAGGAAGTCACCGCGGAGGTCTTCCGGATCGCGTGGGAGCACGCCCTCGGCGGCGGAGACAGCTCGGCGGGCCGGCTCTTCGTCACCGCCCGCAACCTGCTGAGCAACCACTACCGCGCCATGGCACGTCTGAGAGAGCTGCACGGCCGTATCGGCGAAGAGCTGGACCGTATGCCGGCGGCCGTACAGGACTCCACCGTTCTCGACACCCTCGACCGTCTCCCCGCCCCGCACCGGGACGTACTGCTCCTGAGCTACTGGGACGGCCTCAGTGCCGCCGAGGCCGGCGAGGTACTTCAGTGCAGCGCGCCCGCCGTCTGGGTCCGGCTGCACCGTGCCCGCAAAGCGTTCCGTGAGATCTACACCTCGCCCGAGGAGTCAGCATGA
- a CDS encoding MoaD/ThiS family protein, translating to MSVNVRIPTILRTYTGGKAEVPAQGETLSEVIADLEKNHTGIAARVLDDQGKLRRFVNVYVNDDDVRFEQGLETATPDGAGVSIIPAVAGG from the coding sequence ATGAGCGTCAACGTCCGCATCCCCACCATTCTCCGCACGTACACGGGCGGCAAGGCCGAGGTTCCGGCTCAGGGCGAGACCCTCTCCGAGGTGATCGCGGACCTGGAGAAGAACCACACCGGTATCGCCGCACGCGTCCTGGACGACCAGGGCAAGCTGCGCCGCTTCGTGAACGTGTACGTCAATGACGACGATGTGCGCTTCGAGCAGGGTCTGGAGACCGCGACCCCGGACGGGGCCGGCGTCTCGATCATCCCGGCCGTTGCCGGAGGCTGA
- the thrC gene encoding threonine synthase: protein MAVQTVSSTTTPVNLGPAAALSCRECGERFELGPIFACALCFGPLEVAYDLPSGNPEELRKQIESGPDNIWRYAPLLPVPADVADKPNINPGFTKLVKADNLARELGVTGGLYVKDDSGNPTHSFKDRVVAIAVEAARAFGFTTLSCSSTGNLAGAVGAAAARAGFRSCVFIPHDLEQGKVVMAAVYGGELVGIEGNYDDVNRFCSELIGDPLGEGWGFVNVNLRPYYGEGSKTLAYEICEQLGWQLPDQIVIPIASGSQLTKIDKGLQELIRLGLVEDKPYKIFGAQAEGCSPVSTAFKAGHDVVRPQKPDTIAKSLAIGNPADGPYVLDIARRTGGAVEDVDDEQIVDAIKLLARTEGIFAETAGGVTVGVTKKLIDAGVLDPTLTTVVLNTGDGLKTLDAVAPTTGPTATIRPSLDAFRDAGLAR from the coding sequence ATGGCTGTGCAGACTGTTTCGAGCACCACGACCCCTGTGAACCTGGGTCCCGCCGCCGCACTCTCCTGCCGCGAATGCGGAGAGCGATTCGAACTCGGCCCGATCTTCGCCTGCGCCCTGTGTTTCGGGCCGCTCGAAGTCGCGTACGACCTGCCGAGCGGCAACCCGGAAGAGCTTCGCAAGCAGATCGAATCGGGCCCCGACAACATCTGGCGCTACGCCCCGCTGCTGCCCGTCCCCGCCGACGTGGCCGACAAGCCGAACATCAACCCCGGCTTCACCAAGCTGGTCAAGGCCGACAACCTCGCCCGTGAACTGGGTGTCACCGGCGGCCTGTACGTCAAGGACGACTCCGGCAACCCGACGCACTCCTTCAAGGACCGTGTCGTCGCGATCGCCGTCGAGGCCGCCCGCGCCTTCGGCTTCACCACCCTTTCCTGCTCCTCCACCGGCAACCTCGCGGGCGCGGTCGGCGCGGCCGCCGCACGCGCCGGCTTCCGCTCCTGCGTCTTCATCCCGCACGACCTGGAGCAGGGCAAGGTCGTCATGGCCGCGGTGTACGGCGGTGAGCTGGTCGGCATCGAGGGCAACTACGACGACGTCAACCGCTTCTGCTCCGAGCTCATCGGCGACCCGCTCGGCGAGGGCTGGGGCTTCGTCAACGTCAACCTCCGCCCGTACTACGGCGAGGGCTCCAAGACGCTGGCGTACGAGATCTGCGAGCAGCTCGGCTGGCAGCTGCCCGACCAGATCGTGATCCCGATCGCCTCCGGCTCGCAGCTCACGAAGATCGACAAGGGTCTGCAGGAGCTGATCAGGCTCGGGCTGGTCGAGGACAAGCCGTACAAGATCTTCGGCGCCCAGGCGGAGGGCTGCTCGCCGGTGTCGACGGCCTTCAAGGCCGGGCACGACGTCGTACGGCCCCAGAAGCCGGACACCATCGCCAAGTCGCTGGCGATCGGCAACCCGGCCGACGGTCCGTACGTGCTGGACATCGCGCGCCGCACCGGCGGTGCGGTCGAGGACGTCGACGACGAGCAGATCGTCGACGCGATCAAGCTGCTGGCCCGCACCGAGGGCATCTTCGCGGAGACCGCCGGCGGCGTGACCGTGGGTGTCACCAAGAAGCTGATCGACGCGGGCGTGCTCGACCCGACGCTCACCACCGTCGTCCTCAACACCGGCGACGGGCTCAAGACGCTGGACGCGGTGGCGCCGACGACCGGTCCGACCGCGACGATCCGCCCCAGCCTGGACGCGTTCCGCGACGCCGGCCTGGCCCGCTGA
- the otsB gene encoding trehalose-phosphatase, whose translation MGSSPYAHPLPTPSTPAGRDGLAALLARPGTAVVALDFDGTLAEIVPDPERARAHPGAVPALAALAPQVASVAVVTGRPAGVAVRYGGFAGVPGLDHLVVLGHYGAERWDAVSGTVRTPTPFPGVAAARAELPGFLDRIGSWSGTWIEEKGQAVAVHTRRASDPQAAFEALREPLAALAARHGLIVEPGRMVLELRPPGMDKGVALLEYVREVDAQAVLYAGDDLGDLPAFGAVEKLRSDGVPGLLVCSGSAEVPELADRADLLLPGGPVAVVKFLAALAAAISPPARG comes from the coding sequence ATGGGCAGCTCCCCGTACGCGCACCCTTTGCCGACGCCGTCCACCCCGGCGGGCCGTGACGGTCTGGCCGCACTTCTTGCCCGGCCGGGCACAGCCGTCGTCGCCCTCGACTTCGACGGCACCCTCGCCGAGATCGTGCCCGACCCCGAGCGGGCCCGCGCCCACCCCGGTGCCGTTCCCGCGCTCGCCGCGCTCGCGCCGCAGGTCGCCTCCGTCGCCGTGGTCACCGGCCGGCCCGCCGGTGTCGCCGTCCGGTACGGCGGCTTCGCCGGGGTGCCGGGCCTCGATCACCTCGTCGTCCTCGGCCACTACGGCGCCGAGCGGTGGGATGCGGTCAGCGGCACCGTCCGTACGCCCACTCCCTTCCCCGGGGTCGCGGCCGCCCGCGCCGAACTGCCGGGGTTCCTGGACCGGATCGGGTCCTGGAGCGGCACCTGGATCGAGGAGAAGGGGCAGGCCGTCGCGGTCCACACCCGCCGCGCGTCCGACCCGCAGGCCGCCTTCGAGGCCCTGCGCGAACCGCTCGCCGCGCTCGCCGCGCGCCACGGTCTGATCGTGGAGCCGGGCCGCATGGTCCTGGAGCTGCGCCCGCCCGGCATGGACAAGGGCGTGGCACTGCTGGAGTACGTACGGGAGGTGGACGCCCAGGCCGTGCTCTACGCCGGGGACGACCTCGGCGACCTGCCCGCCTTCGGGGCGGTCGAGAAGCTTCGCTCGGACGGCGTCCCCGGCCTGCTGGTGTGCAGCGGCAGCGCGGAGGTCCCGGAGCTGGCGGACCGCGCGGATCTGCTGCTGCCGGGCGGCCCCGTCGCGGTGGTCAAGTTCCTCGCGGCGCTGGCGGCGGCCATCTCGCCCCCGGCCCGGGGCTGA